A single region of the Cucumis melo cultivar AY chromosome 3, USDA_Cmelo_AY_1.0, whole genome shotgun sequence genome encodes:
- the LOC127148556 gene encoding uncharacterized protein LOC127148556, with translation MIVKNCVKQLTLLRGYIEKIVEDAKCCNFYFWVFTILGRRLFNIINDLPTVFEMVTNIAKKQVKEKSSNPSQVLNGLALLLVVLILAHELEVVEDAKCKFI, from the exons ATG ATTGTTAAAAATTGTGTCAAGCAATTAACCCTTCTAAGAGGATACATAGAGAAAATTGTGGAGGACGCAAAATGCTGTAACTTTTACTTCTGGGTCTTTACAATTTTGGG GAGGCGGctatttaatattataaatgattTGCCAACAGTATTTGAAATGGTCACCAATATTGCAAAGAAACAAGTTAAGGAAAAATCATCAAATCCAAGTCAAGTTTTAAATGG ATTGGCTTTGCTGTTGGTGGTACTTATTTTAGCTCATGAATTGGAGGTAGTAGAGGATGCAAAATGCAAGTTTATTTGA